In Topomyia yanbarensis strain Yona2022 chromosome 2, ASM3024719v1, whole genome shotgun sequence, one DNA window encodes the following:
- the LOC131681883 gene encoding DNA fragmentation factor subunit beta-like isoform X2, with product MYSKEHDWKTPTATYDPCNLNLQHCRVYLAQDGVEVLDEDYFSTLPAQILFVVAEKDIIVKTDFELMYDAIRTTHSDLLQAGTMAKEFVSNNQSEIARLLQDAQRLQDEQTARSLRSEHGEWFEGMDEKLGRTKEEIMQRRGQDRIRGYFYKTKDELTKCAIYRKNLLAKELIDEMLELFRQLLIGFDYFSFIFDRSHPQRLPDAMIPNLVLTNEESKHEQDEVDAQRIMPKRMKLAIKKSLEDDDNAIGKYRMALCNSIGEFRCMGLWNEKQCRYGAHVINPYASRENMILFQVWNLDHQVEISRTVLPSIVENVTRVIANRADAICKIHNRKGKNLSVITYFIELFTLGNLKLVHIVCHDKSMHDLISRGAIICDKCAEFKYITQFQSKMRFNKDALM from the exons ATGTACTCTAAAGAGCATGACTGGAAAACGCCTACGGCAACGTATGATCCTTGCAATTTAAAT TTGCAACACTGTCGTGTCTACCTGGCCCAGGACGGCGTCGAAGTGTTAGATGAGGACTATTTCAGTACGCTTCCGGCGCAAATCCTGTTCGTAGTAGCGGAGAAAGATATTATAGTGAAAACTG ATTTCGAGCTCATGTATGACGCAATCAGGACCACTCATAGCGATCTGCTGCAGGCCGGCACCATGGCTAAGGAGTTTGTGAGCAACAATCAGAGTGAAATTGCTCGACTGTTGCAGGATGCGCAGCGATTGCAGGATGAACAGACGGCTAGAAGCTTACGCAGCGAGCATGGAGAGTGGTTTGAAG GAATGGACGAAAAATTAGGCCGCACAAAGGAGGAAATCATGCAGCGCCGCGGTCAGGATCGAATTCGGGGTTACTTTTACAAAACTAAAGACGAACTGACCAAGTGTGCTATCTATCGGAAGAACTTGTTGGCTAAGGAGTTGATCGACGAAATGCTGGAGTTGTTCCGCCAACTGCTGATCGGTTTCGATTATTTCAGCTTCATATTTGACCGAAGCCACCCACAGCGTTTACCGGATGCTATGATTCCAAACTTGGTGCTAACTAACGAGGAGAGTAAGCATGAGCAGGACGAGGTCGATGCCCAACGGATCATGCCAAAGCGTATGAAGTTGGCAATTAAGAAATCCCTGGAGGATGACGATAATGCAATTGGCAAGTACAGGATGGCACTGTGCAATAGTATCGGGGAGTTCCGCTGCATGGGACTGTGGAACGAGAAGCAATGCAGATATGGGGCACACGTTATCAACCCGTATGCCAGCAGGGAAAATATGATTCTGTTTCAAGTCTGGAATTTGGACCACCAGGTCGAAATAAGTCGCACCGTACTACCTTCCATAGTGGAAAACGTGACGCGAGTAATTGCGAATAGGGCAGATGCCATATGTAAGATACACAACCGTAAAGGTAAAAATCTTTCTGTGATAACCTATTTTATCGAGTTGTTTACGCTCGGGAACCTCAAATTGGTTCACATCGTTTGTCATGACAAAAGTATGCATGATTTGATCTCAAGAGGGGCTATTATCTGCGACAAGTGCGCAGAATTTAAATATATTACACAGTTTCAAAGCAAAATGCGCTTCAATAAAGACGCTTTAATGTAG
- the LOC131681881 gene encoding probable phospholipid-transporting ATPase IIA isoform X2, whose amino-acid sequence MEDASQPVPSITAVTTKETIPLIEKNRKKRLWLSCWCWAWRRWCASKELKPRTIMIGKPSMEKFPPNEIRNQKYNIFTFLPLVLFEQFRFFLNLYFLIMAVSQFIPDIRIGYLYTYWGPLGFVLAVTICREAVDDLRRHKRDREVNSQKYKRFVNSEKPPELVSSSKLKVGDIIMVEKDERVPADLILLRTSDKSGAVFVRTDMLDGETDWKLRLAVPATQKLASHSDLFNIGASLYVEKPQRDIHTFIGTFSKLEGSEDEGLSVESTLWANTVVASGTAVGIVIYTGAETRSVMNNSQPRSKVGLLDLEINGLTKVLFCAVIGLSFAMMCLKGFNGPWYRYMFRFVLLFSYIIPISLRVNLDMGKAFYSWQIQNDEEIQGTVVRSTTIPEELGRISYLLTDKTGTLTQNEMIFKKIHVGTAAYGRDTFPMVSAAILSVYTSISTQADGSPAKPTEYQPRLRKPDGWRIWESVKALALCHNVTPVYDNGNAGNGINGGPERRNSPSRSISIEAQESVKLLEKTYQASSPDEIALVKWTEAVGMTLINRDLNHMTLQIRERDAQSASMNENASINTAVTNLSGNSKTELNSPSSSGSVASLSSLAGGIMKYQILQTFPFTSENKRMGIIVKELNSGEITFYLKGADVVMSAIVQYNDWLAEESGNMAREGLRTLVVAKKVLTEDQYSDFETRYNAAKVSVTDRVTKVAAVIESLEREMELLCLTGVEDRLQDRVRPTLELLRNAGIKIWMLTGDKLETATCIAKSSHLVGRNQNVHVLKSVLTRTDAHLELNQFRRKQDCALVVSGESLEICLQYYQPEFMELATACPAVVCCRCSPTQKAQVVSLIQKYSGKRTCAVGDGGNDVSMIQQADAGIGIEGREGKQASLAGDFSIPQFSHIAKLLIVHGRRSYKRSAALSQFVIHRGLIISTMQAVFSAVFYLSSVALYQGFLMVGYATVYTMFPVFSLVLDQDISSNIALTYPELYKELSKGRSLSYKTFFMWVLISVYQGGVIMYGALILFEDEFIHIVAISFSALILTELIMVALTIRTWHKLMVLAELFSLVLYIISLALLHEYFDWEFIWSWEFLWKVLVITLVSCLPLYILKFLRKKFSPPSYSKLS is encoded by the exons ATGGAAGACGCATCGCAACCCGTTCCATCGATTACAGCGGTCACCACCAAGGAAACGATTCCACTGATTGAGAAAAATCGCAAAAAGCGACTCTGGCTGAG CTGCTGGTGTTGGGCATGGCGAAGATGGTGCGCTTCCAAGGAACTGAAACCTCGGACGATCATGATCGGAAAACCGTCGATGGAAAAGTTTCCCCCGAACGAAATCCGCAATCAGAAGTACAACATCTTCACCTTTCTCCCGCTGGTACTATTCGAACAGTTTCGGTTCTTCCTTAACCTGTACTTCCTGATCATGGCCGTCAGTCAGTTTATTCCGGACATTAGGATCGGCTATCTGTACACCTACTGGGGACCGCTTGGTTTCGTACTGGCCGTCACAATCTGCCGTGAAGCGGTGGATGATTTACGAAGGCATAAACGGGATCGGGAGGTCAATTCACAAAAGTATAAACGTTTCGTGAACTCGGAAAAACCGCCGGAGTTGGTATCTTCTTCAAAGCTGAAGGTTGGCGACATCATCATGGTGGAGAAAGATGAACGTGTTCCTGCAGATTTAATACTGCTGCGCACCAGCGACAAAAGTGGAGCTGTATTTGTAAGAACTGATATGTTGGACG GTGAAACGGATTGGAAACTTCGCTTGGCTGTACCGGCTACACAAAAATTGGCATCGCACAGTGACCTGTTCAATATTGGCGCTTCGCTATACGTGGAGAAACCACAACGAGATATCCATACATTCATTGGGACGTTTTCGAAG tTGGAAGGTTCCGAAGACGAAGGTCTCAGCGTGGAAAGTACGCTATGGGCGAACACAGTAGTCGCTTCAGGGACGGCGGTTGGGATCGTCATTTACACGGGCGCGGAAACACGAAGTGTTATGAACAATTCTCAGCCACGCTCGAAAGTAGGTCTACTGGATTTGGAGATAAATGGCCTCACAAAAGTACTATTTTGTGCCGTCATCGGGCTTTCTTTTGCAATGATGTGTCTGAAAGGTTTCAATGGACCCTGGTACCGCTATATGTTCCGATTTGTGCTACTGTTCTCCTACATTATCCCGATCAGTCTGAGAGTCAATCTGGATATGGGTAAAGCATTTTACTCGTGGCAAATTCAAAATGACGAAGAGATACAGGGAACTGTAGTTCGGTCAACAACAATACCCGAAGAATTAGGGCGGATATCTTACCTGTTAACGGATAAAACCGGTACCTTAACTCaaaatgaaatgatttttaaaaagatTCATGTGGGAACAGCAGCTTATGGAAGGGACACCTTTCCAATGGTTTCCGCCGCCATCCTATCGGTATACACCAGTATCTCAACACAAGCTGATGGATCTCCTGCGAAACCGACCGAATATCAACCTCGACTAAGAAAGCCAGACGGATGGCGTATTTGGGAATCAGTGAAAGCTTTGGCTTTGTGCCACAATGTAACACCAGTGTATGATAATGGAAATGCAGGGAATGGAATCAATGGTGGCCCGGAGCGTAGAAATTCACCATCCAGGTCGATTTCGATTGAGGCACAAGAATCGGTGAAGTTGCTAGAAAAGACGTATCAAGCGTCCAGTCCAGATGAGATTGCGCTCGTCAAATGGACTGAAGCCGTTGGAATGACCCTGATCAACCGTGATTTAAATCATATGACCTTACAG ATTCGCGAAAGAGATGCCCAGAGCGCCTCAATGAACGAAAACGCATCAATCAATACTGCGGTCACAAATCTGTCAGGTAATTCCAAAACTGAACTTAACTCACCCTCGAGCTCGGGCAGTGTTGCCTCACTCAGCTCTCTTGCCGGAGGTATCATGAAGTATCAGATCCTTCAAACATTCCCTTTCACAAGCGAGAATAAGCGGATGGGTATCATAGTAAAAGAGCTGAATAGCGGCGAAATTACCTTTTACCTTAAAGGAGCGGATGTTGTGATGTCTGCCATTGTGCAGTACAACGATTGGCTGGCAGAAGAGAGCGGTAACATGGCCCGCGAAGGTCTCCGTACACTCGTGGTGGCGAAAAAAGTACTTACAGAGGATCAGTACAGTGATTTTGAGACGAGATACAATGCGGCAAAGGTCAGCGTTACCGATAGGGTAACAAAGGTAGCGGCTGTAATCGAAAGTCTAGAACGAGAGATGGAGTTGCTTTGTCTAACGGGAGTGGAAGATAGGTTACAGGATCGTGTAAGACCAACGCTAGAACTGCTACGAAATGCCGGCATCAAAATTTGGATGCTTACGGGAGATAAACTCGAAACGGCAACATGTATCGCCAAAAGTTCCCATCTAGTGGGAAGAAACCAAAATGTTCATGTTCTGAAAAGTGTCCTAACTCGAACCGACGCTCACTTAGAGTTGAACCAGTTTCGACGAAAGCAAGACTGTGCTTTGGTTGTATCGGGCGAAAGCCTGGAGATCTGTCTTCAGTATTACCAACCAGAGTTTATGGAGCTGGCGACCGCTTGTCCAGCGGTAGTATGCTGTCGGTGTAGTCCCACACAAAAGGCACAAGTCGTGTCTCTGATTCAAAAATATTCTGGCAAACGTACTTGCGCCGTCGGAGACGGAGGAAACGATGTTAGCATGATCCAACAAGCGGATGCCGGTATTGGTATTGAAGGTCGTGAAGGCAAGCAAGCATCCCTAGCGGGAGATTTTAGTATTCCGCAATTTTCGCACATTGCCAAACTGTTGATCGTGCACGGTCGACGTTCATATAAGCGATCGGCCGCCTTGTCGCAGTTTGTCATCCATCGGGGTTTGATCATATCAACCATGCAGGCCGTTTTTTCGGCTGTATTTTATCTCTCCTCCGTGGCCTTATATCAAGGATTTCTGATGGTGGGCTATGCGACAGTATATACGATGTTCCCGGTGTTTTCGCTAGTGCTGGATCAGGACATTAGTTCGAACATTGCGCTAACCTATCCGGAACTATACAAAGAACTCTCAAAGGGCCGGAGTTTAAGCTACAAAACCTTTTTCATGTGGGTTTTGATCAGTGTCTACCAAG GTGGTGTAATAATGTATGGAGCGTTAATCCTGTTCGAGGATGAGTTCATTCACATAGTTGCAATCAGCTTTTCGGCGTTGATATTAACTGAGCTAATCATGGTAGCACTGACTATCAGAACGTGGCACAA ACTCATGGTGCTCGCAGAACTGTTTAGTTTAGTGCTGTACATAATCTCGCTAGCTCTACTTCACGAATATTTCG ACTGGGAATTCATCTGGTCGTGGGAGTTCCTGTGGAAAGTCCTAGTGATTACGCTCGTCTCCTGTCTGCCACTATACATTCTAAAGTTCTTGCGGAAGAAATTTTCTCCCCCGTCGTACTCAAAGTTGTCCTAG
- the LOC131681881 gene encoding probable phospholipid-transporting ATPase IIA isoform X1, producing the protein MNVELRDFEFSDSETELLIESSNSGRTSNRVTYGGRPLRGRRKQPFKMGNFLKNLCCCWCWAWRRWCASKELKPRTIMIGKPSMEKFPPNEIRNQKYNIFTFLPLVLFEQFRFFLNLYFLIMAVSQFIPDIRIGYLYTYWGPLGFVLAVTICREAVDDLRRHKRDREVNSQKYKRFVNSEKPPELVSSSKLKVGDIIMVEKDERVPADLILLRTSDKSGAVFVRTDMLDGETDWKLRLAVPATQKLASHSDLFNIGASLYVEKPQRDIHTFIGTFSKLEGSEDEGLSVESTLWANTVVASGTAVGIVIYTGAETRSVMNNSQPRSKVGLLDLEINGLTKVLFCAVIGLSFAMMCLKGFNGPWYRYMFRFVLLFSYIIPISLRVNLDMGKAFYSWQIQNDEEIQGTVVRSTTIPEELGRISYLLTDKTGTLTQNEMIFKKIHVGTAAYGRDTFPMVSAAILSVYTSISTQADGSPAKPTEYQPRLRKPDGWRIWESVKALALCHNVTPVYDNGNAGNGINGGPERRNSPSRSISIEAQESVKLLEKTYQASSPDEIALVKWTEAVGMTLINRDLNHMTLQIRERDAQSASMNENASINTAVTNLSGNSKTELNSPSSSGSVASLSSLAGGIMKYQILQTFPFTSENKRMGIIVKELNSGEITFYLKGADVVMSAIVQYNDWLAEESGNMAREGLRTLVVAKKVLTEDQYSDFETRYNAAKVSVTDRVTKVAAVIESLEREMELLCLTGVEDRLQDRVRPTLELLRNAGIKIWMLTGDKLETATCIAKSSHLVGRNQNVHVLKSVLTRTDAHLELNQFRRKQDCALVVSGESLEICLQYYQPEFMELATACPAVVCCRCSPTQKAQVVSLIQKYSGKRTCAVGDGGNDVSMIQQADAGIGIEGREGKQASLAGDFSIPQFSHIAKLLIVHGRRSYKRSAALSQFVIHRGLIISTMQAVFSAVFYLSSVALYQGFLMVGYATVYTMFPVFSLVLDQDISSNIALTYPELYKELSKGRSLSYKTFFMWVLISVYQGGVIMYGALILFEDEFIHIVAISFSALILTELIMVALTIRTWHKLMVLAELFSLVLYIISLALLHEYFDWEFIWSWEFLWKVLVITLVSCLPLYILKFLRKKFSPPSYSKLS; encoded by the exons ATGAATGTGGAATTACGCGACTTCGAATTCAGTGACTCAGAGACAGAACTGCTAATCGAATCGTCAAACAGTGGCCGCACGTCCAATCGGGTGACGTACGGAGGTCGTCCCTTGCGTGGCCGGAGGAAGCAGCCTTTTAAAATGgggaattttctgaagaatttGTGCTG CTGCTGGTGTTGGGCATGGCGAAGATGGTGCGCTTCCAAGGAACTGAAACCTCGGACGATCATGATCGGAAAACCGTCGATGGAAAAGTTTCCCCCGAACGAAATCCGCAATCAGAAGTACAACATCTTCACCTTTCTCCCGCTGGTACTATTCGAACAGTTTCGGTTCTTCCTTAACCTGTACTTCCTGATCATGGCCGTCAGTCAGTTTATTCCGGACATTAGGATCGGCTATCTGTACACCTACTGGGGACCGCTTGGTTTCGTACTGGCCGTCACAATCTGCCGTGAAGCGGTGGATGATTTACGAAGGCATAAACGGGATCGGGAGGTCAATTCACAAAAGTATAAACGTTTCGTGAACTCGGAAAAACCGCCGGAGTTGGTATCTTCTTCAAAGCTGAAGGTTGGCGACATCATCATGGTGGAGAAAGATGAACGTGTTCCTGCAGATTTAATACTGCTGCGCACCAGCGACAAAAGTGGAGCTGTATTTGTAAGAACTGATATGTTGGACG GTGAAACGGATTGGAAACTTCGCTTGGCTGTACCGGCTACACAAAAATTGGCATCGCACAGTGACCTGTTCAATATTGGCGCTTCGCTATACGTGGAGAAACCACAACGAGATATCCATACATTCATTGGGACGTTTTCGAAG tTGGAAGGTTCCGAAGACGAAGGTCTCAGCGTGGAAAGTACGCTATGGGCGAACACAGTAGTCGCTTCAGGGACGGCGGTTGGGATCGTCATTTACACGGGCGCGGAAACACGAAGTGTTATGAACAATTCTCAGCCACGCTCGAAAGTAGGTCTACTGGATTTGGAGATAAATGGCCTCACAAAAGTACTATTTTGTGCCGTCATCGGGCTTTCTTTTGCAATGATGTGTCTGAAAGGTTTCAATGGACCCTGGTACCGCTATATGTTCCGATTTGTGCTACTGTTCTCCTACATTATCCCGATCAGTCTGAGAGTCAATCTGGATATGGGTAAAGCATTTTACTCGTGGCAAATTCAAAATGACGAAGAGATACAGGGAACTGTAGTTCGGTCAACAACAATACCCGAAGAATTAGGGCGGATATCTTACCTGTTAACGGATAAAACCGGTACCTTAACTCaaaatgaaatgatttttaaaaagatTCATGTGGGAACAGCAGCTTATGGAAGGGACACCTTTCCAATGGTTTCCGCCGCCATCCTATCGGTATACACCAGTATCTCAACACAAGCTGATGGATCTCCTGCGAAACCGACCGAATATCAACCTCGACTAAGAAAGCCAGACGGATGGCGTATTTGGGAATCAGTGAAAGCTTTGGCTTTGTGCCACAATGTAACACCAGTGTATGATAATGGAAATGCAGGGAATGGAATCAATGGTGGCCCGGAGCGTAGAAATTCACCATCCAGGTCGATTTCGATTGAGGCACAAGAATCGGTGAAGTTGCTAGAAAAGACGTATCAAGCGTCCAGTCCAGATGAGATTGCGCTCGTCAAATGGACTGAAGCCGTTGGAATGACCCTGATCAACCGTGATTTAAATCATATGACCTTACAG ATTCGCGAAAGAGATGCCCAGAGCGCCTCAATGAACGAAAACGCATCAATCAATACTGCGGTCACAAATCTGTCAGGTAATTCCAAAACTGAACTTAACTCACCCTCGAGCTCGGGCAGTGTTGCCTCACTCAGCTCTCTTGCCGGAGGTATCATGAAGTATCAGATCCTTCAAACATTCCCTTTCACAAGCGAGAATAAGCGGATGGGTATCATAGTAAAAGAGCTGAATAGCGGCGAAATTACCTTTTACCTTAAAGGAGCGGATGTTGTGATGTCTGCCATTGTGCAGTACAACGATTGGCTGGCAGAAGAGAGCGGTAACATGGCCCGCGAAGGTCTCCGTACACTCGTGGTGGCGAAAAAAGTACTTACAGAGGATCAGTACAGTGATTTTGAGACGAGATACAATGCGGCAAAGGTCAGCGTTACCGATAGGGTAACAAAGGTAGCGGCTGTAATCGAAAGTCTAGAACGAGAGATGGAGTTGCTTTGTCTAACGGGAGTGGAAGATAGGTTACAGGATCGTGTAAGACCAACGCTAGAACTGCTACGAAATGCCGGCATCAAAATTTGGATGCTTACGGGAGATAAACTCGAAACGGCAACATGTATCGCCAAAAGTTCCCATCTAGTGGGAAGAAACCAAAATGTTCATGTTCTGAAAAGTGTCCTAACTCGAACCGACGCTCACTTAGAGTTGAACCAGTTTCGACGAAAGCAAGACTGTGCTTTGGTTGTATCGGGCGAAAGCCTGGAGATCTGTCTTCAGTATTACCAACCAGAGTTTATGGAGCTGGCGACCGCTTGTCCAGCGGTAGTATGCTGTCGGTGTAGTCCCACACAAAAGGCACAAGTCGTGTCTCTGATTCAAAAATATTCTGGCAAACGTACTTGCGCCGTCGGAGACGGAGGAAACGATGTTAGCATGATCCAACAAGCGGATGCCGGTATTGGTATTGAAGGTCGTGAAGGCAAGCAAGCATCCCTAGCGGGAGATTTTAGTATTCCGCAATTTTCGCACATTGCCAAACTGTTGATCGTGCACGGTCGACGTTCATATAAGCGATCGGCCGCCTTGTCGCAGTTTGTCATCCATCGGGGTTTGATCATATCAACCATGCAGGCCGTTTTTTCGGCTGTATTTTATCTCTCCTCCGTGGCCTTATATCAAGGATTTCTGATGGTGGGCTATGCGACAGTATATACGATGTTCCCGGTGTTTTCGCTAGTGCTGGATCAGGACATTAGTTCGAACATTGCGCTAACCTATCCGGAACTATACAAAGAACTCTCAAAGGGCCGGAGTTTAAGCTACAAAACCTTTTTCATGTGGGTTTTGATCAGTGTCTACCAAG GTGGTGTAATAATGTATGGAGCGTTAATCCTGTTCGAGGATGAGTTCATTCACATAGTTGCAATCAGCTTTTCGGCGTTGATATTAACTGAGCTAATCATGGTAGCACTGACTATCAGAACGTGGCACAA ACTCATGGTGCTCGCAGAACTGTTTAGTTTAGTGCTGTACATAATCTCGCTAGCTCTACTTCACGAATATTTCG ACTGGGAATTCATCTGGTCGTGGGAGTTCCTGTGGAAAGTCCTAGTGATTACGCTCGTCTCCTGTCTGCCACTATACATTCTAAAGTTCTTGCGGAAGAAATTTTCTCCCCCGTCGTACTCAAAGTTGTCCTAG
- the LOC131681883 gene encoding DNA fragmentation factor subunit beta-like isoform X1: MLNFLSSKKSSSAGPLIGYKITNIERSKKYGVAADSLRMLKTKASEKFKLQHCRVYLAQDGVEVLDEDYFSTLPAQILFVVAEKDIIVKTDFELMYDAIRTTHSDLLQAGTMAKEFVSNNQSEIARLLQDAQRLQDEQTARSLRSEHGEWFEGMDEKLGRTKEEIMQRRGQDRIRGYFYKTKDELTKCAIYRKNLLAKELIDEMLELFRQLLIGFDYFSFIFDRSHPQRLPDAMIPNLVLTNEESKHEQDEVDAQRIMPKRMKLAIKKSLEDDDNAIGKYRMALCNSIGEFRCMGLWNEKQCRYGAHVINPYASRENMILFQVWNLDHQVEISRTVLPSIVENVTRVIANRADAICKIHNRKGKNLSVITYFIELFTLGNLKLVHIVCHDKSMHDLISRGAIICDKCAEFKYITQFQSKMRFNKDALM; encoded by the exons ATGCTAAACTTTTTGTCGTCGAAAAAATCCTCCAGTGCTGGTCCACTGATTGGATACAAAATCACCAACATAGAGCGGAGCAAGAAGTATGGCGTGGCCGCCGATTCACTTCGGATGCTAAAAACGAAAGCTTCCGAAAAATTCAAG TTGCAACACTGTCGTGTCTACCTGGCCCAGGACGGCGTCGAAGTGTTAGATGAGGACTATTTCAGTACGCTTCCGGCGCAAATCCTGTTCGTAGTAGCGGAGAAAGATATTATAGTGAAAACTG ATTTCGAGCTCATGTATGACGCAATCAGGACCACTCATAGCGATCTGCTGCAGGCCGGCACCATGGCTAAGGAGTTTGTGAGCAACAATCAGAGTGAAATTGCTCGACTGTTGCAGGATGCGCAGCGATTGCAGGATGAACAGACGGCTAGAAGCTTACGCAGCGAGCATGGAGAGTGGTTTGAAG GAATGGACGAAAAATTAGGCCGCACAAAGGAGGAAATCATGCAGCGCCGCGGTCAGGATCGAATTCGGGGTTACTTTTACAAAACTAAAGACGAACTGACCAAGTGTGCTATCTATCGGAAGAACTTGTTGGCTAAGGAGTTGATCGACGAAATGCTGGAGTTGTTCCGCCAACTGCTGATCGGTTTCGATTATTTCAGCTTCATATTTGACCGAAGCCACCCACAGCGTTTACCGGATGCTATGATTCCAAACTTGGTGCTAACTAACGAGGAGAGTAAGCATGAGCAGGACGAGGTCGATGCCCAACGGATCATGCCAAAGCGTATGAAGTTGGCAATTAAGAAATCCCTGGAGGATGACGATAATGCAATTGGCAAGTACAGGATGGCACTGTGCAATAGTATCGGGGAGTTCCGCTGCATGGGACTGTGGAACGAGAAGCAATGCAGATATGGGGCACACGTTATCAACCCGTATGCCAGCAGGGAAAATATGATTCTGTTTCAAGTCTGGAATTTGGACCACCAGGTCGAAATAAGTCGCACCGTACTACCTTCCATAGTGGAAAACGTGACGCGAGTAATTGCGAATAGGGCAGATGCCATATGTAAGATACACAACCGTAAAGGTAAAAATCTTTCTGTGATAACCTATTTTATCGAGTTGTTTACGCTCGGGAACCTCAAATTGGTTCACATCGTTTGTCATGACAAAAGTATGCATGATTTGATCTCAAGAGGGGCTATTATCTGCGACAAGTGCGCAGAATTTAAATATATTACACAGTTTCAAAGCAAAATGCGCTTCAATAAAGACGCTTTAATGTAG